One Dasypus novemcinctus isolate mDasNov1 chromosome 1, mDasNov1.1.hap2, whole genome shotgun sequence genomic window carries:
- the TIGD2 gene encoding tigger transposable element-derived protein 2: MLGKRKRVVLTIKDKLDIIKKLEEGISFKKLSVVYGIGESTVRDIKKNKERIINYANSSDPTSGISKRKSMKSSTYEELDRVMIEWFNQQKTDGIPVSGTICAKQAKFFFDALGMEGDFNASSGWLTRFKQRHGIPKAAGKGAKLKGDETAASEFCGNFQEFVERENLHPEQIYGADQTGLFWKCLPSRTLALETEQSTSGYRSSRERIIIMCCANATGLHKLNLCVVGKAKKPRAFKGTDLSNLPVSYFSQKGAWIEHSVFRQWFEKYFVPQVQKNLKSKGFLEKAVLLLDFPPVHPNEEVLSSNDGKIIVKYLPPNVTSLIQPMSQGILATVKRYYRAGLLQKYMDEGIDPKMFWKNLTVLDAIYEVSRAWNTVKSSTITKAWKKLFPINEENSGMNIDEGAILAANLATVLQNTEDCEHVDIENIDQWFDSQSNDSNCQVLTDNESAEDQAKPTEQKPFNKTRKTELNSEKHITHKAALEWTENLLDYLEQQDDMLLSDKLVLRRLRTIIRRKHKIQSNKSH, encoded by the coding sequence ATGTTGGGGAAACGAAAGCGTGTGGTGTTGACAATTAAGGACAAGCTTGATATTATTAAGAAACTTGAGGAAGGCATCTCTTTCAAAAAACTTTCAGTGGTGTATGGAATTGGTGAATCCACAGTTCGTgatattaaaaagaacaaagagaggaTTATAAACTATGCAAACAGTTCAGACCCTACCAGTGGGATATCCAAACGCAAATCTATGAAGTCATCAACATATGAGGAACTTGACAGAGTTATGATAGAGTGGTTTAACCAACAGAAAACAGATGGGATTCCTGTGTCTGGAACGATTTGTGCCAAACAAGCCAAGTTCTTTTTTGATGCTTTAGGGATGGAAGGTGATTTTAATGCATCATCTGGCTGGCTAACTCGATTTAAGCAGCGTCATGGTATTCCAAAGGCTGCTGGTAAAGGAGCAAAACTTAAAGGAGATGAAACTGCTGCCAGTGAATTTTGTGGTAACTTTCAGGAATTTGTTGAGAGAGAGAATCTGCATCCGGAGCAAATTTATGGTGCTGACCAAACTGGATTGTTCTGGAAATGTCTGCCATCAAGGACATTAGCTCTTGAAACAGAGCAAAGTACTTCTGGGTATAGGTCAAGCAGAGAGAGAATCATAATTATGTGTTGTGCAAATGCTACAGGCTTACACAAACTGAATCTTTGTGTTGTGGGGAAAGCAAAAAAACCGCGTGCATTCAAAGGAACTGATCTTTCAAACCTTCCTGTCTCTTATTTCAGTCAAAAGGGTGCATGGATAGAACATTCTGTTTTCAGACAGTGGTTCGAAAAATACTTCGTGCCACAGGtacagaagaatttgaaatccaaAGGATTTCTAGAGAAAGCAGTGCTTCTTTTGGATTTCCCCCCAGTACATCCAAATGAAGAGGTATTAAGTTCAAATGATGGTAAAATAATTGTGAAATATTTGCCACCAAATGTTACAAGTCTAATTCAACCTATGAGCCAGGGAATTCTAGCCACAGTAAAAAGATACTACCGGGCAGGACTTCTTCAGAAATACATGGATGAAGGAATTGATCCAAAAATGTTTTGGAAGAACTTGACAGTGTTAGATGCAATTTATGAAGTATCAAGAGCTTGGAACACAGTGAAATCAAGTACAATAACCAAAGCATGGAAAAAACTTTTTCCTATCAATGAAGAGAATTCAGGCATGAACATTGATGAAGGAGCCATTTTAGCAGCTAATTTAGCAACAGTTTTACAGAATACAGAGGACTGCGAACATGTTGACATTGAGAATATTGATCAGTGGTTTGACTCTCAGAGTAATGACTCAAACTGTCAGGTGCTAACTGACAATGAAAGTGCTGAGGACCAGGCCAAGCCTACTGAGCAAAAGCCTTTTAATAAGactaggaaaacagaactgaaTTCAGAGAAGCATATTACTCATAAAGCTGCACTTGAATGGACTGAAAATTTACTGGATTATCTagaacaacaagatgacatgCTTCTCTCTGATAAATTGGTATTACGGAGGCTTCGAACAATAATAAGAAGGAAACATAAGATACAAAGTAACAAAAGTCATTAA
- the LOC101413374 gene encoding mitochondrial import inner membrane translocase subunit Tim23 — protein PDLAGVPLTGMNPLSPYLNVDPRYLMQDTDEFILPTGANKTRGRFELAFFTIGGCCMTGAAFGAVNGLRLGLKETQTMAWSKPRNVQILNMVTRQGALWANTLGSLALLYSAFGVIIEKTRGAEDDFNTVAAGTMTGMLYKCTGGLRGIARGGLAGLTLTSLYALYNNWEHMKGSLLQQSL, from the coding sequence CCGGATTTGGCCGGCGTTCCGCTAACTGGTATGAACCCTCTGTCTCCTTATTTAAATGTGGATCCTCGCTATCTCATGCAGGATACAGATGAATTTATTTTACCCACTGGTGCTAATAAAACCAGGGGCAGATTTGAACTCGCCTTCTTTACCATTGGAGGATGCTGCATGACAGGGGCTGCATTTGGGGCAGTGAATGGTCTGAGACTAGGATTGAAGGAGACCCAAACCATGGCCTGGTCGAAACCAAGAAACGTACAGATTTTGAATATGGTGACCAGGCAAGGGGCACTCTGGGCTAATACTCTGGGTTCTCTGGCTTTGCTTTATAGTGCATTTGGTGTCATCATCGAAAAGACACGAGGTGCAGAAGATGACTTCAACACAGTAGCAGCTGGCACCATGACAGGCATGTTGTATAAATGTACAGGTGGTCTTCGGGGGATAGCACGAGGTGGTCTAGCAGGACTAACACTTACCAGCCTCTACGCACTGTATAACAACTGGGAGCACATGAAAGGCTCCTTGCTCCAGCAGTCACTTTGA